Proteins encoded within one genomic window of Phototrophicus methaneseepsis:
- a CDS encoding GbsR/MarR family transcriptional regulator, which produces MVNENGHGHTIVNPDIRAVHDSMLDGLGQLASYFGFSKVMGQLYGTLMLSHEPLSLDDMTERLDISKASVSMNIRTLEHLGMVRQAWVRGKGDRRKYYEAVTDYWQIISDLLNGREMRDVQRAIQVMRENSDKLIAAMPDMSGSEQDVAKVYVHRIAQLQTLFQFAQLMISTILEQVEAIDLDDDADLPT; this is translated from the coding sequence ATGGTCAATGAAAATGGGCATGGGCACACAATCGTCAATCCCGATATTCGGGCTGTACATGACAGCATGCTCGATGGCCTGGGGCAGCTAGCCAGTTACTTTGGTTTTAGCAAGGTCATGGGCCAGCTTTATGGCACCCTGATGCTGAGCCATGAGCCGCTCTCCCTGGATGATATGACGGAACGCCTGGATATTTCTAAAGCGAGCGTGAGCATGAACATTCGCACGCTGGAACATCTCGGCATGGTGCGGCAAGCATGGGTGCGCGGCAAAGGGGATCGCCGTAAATATTATGAGGCCGTGACGGATTACTGGCAGATTATTAGCGATTTGCTCAATGGCCGCGAAATGCGCGATGTTCAGCGGGCCATCCAGGTGATGCGAGAAAACAGCGATAAGCTGATTGCTGCGATGCCGGATATGAGCGGCAGCGAGCAAGATGTCGCCAAGGTCTATGTGCATCGGATTGCGCAATTGCAGACGCTCTTCCAATTTGCTCAATTGATGATTAGTACGATTCTGGAACAGGTTGAAGCGATTGACCTGGATGATGATGCGGACCTGCCAACCTGA
- a CDS encoding ABC transporter permease, with the protein MIETIRIALDNLGSNRLRTGLTMLGVTIGVAAVIILVSVGQAFETYVNEQFQSVGVNLIFIVPATDDRGQVTQLTFSDADALSNVFNVPDASIVMPYRNVRLTLKAGNREVERQVQGVNADYLELFSRELVAGRFIDARDLDTSARVAVVEQGLVDVLMPDVYPVGQSLRVGDVRFTVIGVLGEQGESVFGGGGGIFVPITTVQTRLSGERVLSGDRPITFITAQARDSSVVDAAVEQITETLRIEHDISFRSEDDFVVFTQSEIIDTLGSITSLITVFLAILAGISLLVGGIGITNIMLVTVTERTREIGLRKAVGAQKSAILLQFLVEAVVLSLIGGAIGVAIAMAVSALVTSLVSDLQVQVQLSSVALATAISVIVGVLSGSYPAQRAANLNPIDALRYE; encoded by the coding sequence ATGATCGAAACAATCCGCATTGCGCTGGATAACCTGGGGAGCAATCGGCTGCGCACTGGCCTGACGATGTTGGGTGTCACGATTGGTGTAGCCGCCGTGATTATCCTGGTATCTGTAGGGCAAGCCTTCGAAACATACGTGAATGAGCAGTTCCAGAGTGTTGGCGTCAATCTGATTTTTATCGTCCCGGCGACAGACGACCGCGGGCAGGTGACGCAATTGACGTTTAGTGATGCAGATGCCTTGTCGAATGTGTTTAATGTACCAGATGCCAGTATCGTCATGCCGTATCGCAATGTACGTCTGACGCTGAAGGCCGGTAATCGTGAAGTCGAGCGGCAGGTTCAGGGCGTCAATGCAGACTATCTGGAGTTATTCAGCCGGGAGCTGGTTGCAGGCCGTTTTATTGATGCGCGGGACCTGGATACAAGTGCGCGCGTTGCTGTCGTCGAACAGGGCCTTGTGGACGTCCTCATGCCGGATGTGTACCCGGTGGGGCAGAGCCTGCGCGTGGGGGACGTGCGGTTTACGGTGATTGGCGTTTTGGGCGAGCAGGGCGAGAGCGTCTTTGGCGGTGGAGGCGGTATCTTTGTGCCGATCACAACGGTGCAAACGCGCCTTAGCGGCGAACGTGTCCTGAGCGGGGATCGCCCTATTACCTTTATTACGGCCCAGGCACGGGATAGCAGCGTGGTTGACGCGGCAGTTGAACAGATTACAGAGACGCTGCGTATCGAACATGATATCAGCTTCCGTAGTGAAGATGATTTTGTCGTATTCACACAGTCGGAAATTATCGATACGCTTGGGAGCATCACAAGCTTGATTACCGTCTTCTTGGCGATCCTGGCGGGGATTTCTTTGCTGGTTGGTGGCATCGGCATTACCAATATTATGCTCGTAACCGTAACCGAACGAACGCGAGAAATCGGATTACGTAAGGCTGTTGGCGCACAAAAATCAGCGATTCTGTTACAATTCTTGGTGGAAGCCGTTGTCTTATCACTCATCGGCGGCGCTATCGGCGTTGCAATCGCGATGGCTGTCAGTGCCCTGGTGACATCCCTGGTTTCTGATTTGCAAGTTCAGGTCCAACTGAGCAGTGTTGCCCTGGCAACTGCAATCTCTGTTATTGTAGGGGTGCTATCTGGGAGCTATCCGGCGCAGCGTGCAGCCAATTTAAATCCTATTGATGCGTTAAGGTATGAATGA
- a CDS encoding ABC transporter permease, producing MNLGEIFRIAIDSLLINRMRSALTTLGIIIGVGAVIGLVSLGRGVEAFIASEFETLGSNILEVSSSQPDSPTRSRIDPLTTTEANDLSNPFTVPDVVQIAATYESAGIITAGSERTQASITGVTANYDLVRSWPVALGAFISRDDVEDTQRVAVIGLDIVEELFGARDANPIGQTIQLNSRSFTIIGVMSERGGSFGVSEDQVVLVPITTAQTRLDNARARDGGYILSRMYIMVRDEDSVETARLDIQRYLNEAHGIIFDDEQDYTISAASDILSIVGQISSLLTIFLVMIASISLLVGGIGVMNIMLVSVTERTREIGLRKAVGARAADILTQFLIESIILSVIGGLLGIILGWIVSLLVTQLVAELTVTVSLDAVVLATGISTLVGVFFGYYPARRAANMKPIDALRFE from the coding sequence GTGAACCTGGGTGAAATCTTCCGTATTGCGATTGATAGCTTGCTCATCAACCGGATGCGCTCCGCGTTAACGACGCTGGGTATTATTATCGGGGTAGGGGCTGTTATTGGTCTGGTCAGCCTGGGGCGTGGTGTAGAAGCATTTATCGCCTCTGAATTCGAGACACTTGGCTCAAATATCCTGGAAGTTTCATCTTCCCAGCCGGATAGCCCCACGCGTTCGCGCATTGACCCGTTGACGACGACGGAAGCCAATGATCTATCGAATCCCTTCACAGTGCCGGATGTGGTGCAAATTGCAGCGACTTATGAATCTGCGGGTATTATCACCGCTGGCTCAGAGCGTACTCAGGCTTCTATCACAGGCGTGACGGCCAATTACGATCTTGTGCGCAGTTGGCCTGTTGCCCTGGGAGCGTTCATTTCTAGGGATGATGTTGAGGATACACAGCGTGTTGCGGTGATTGGCCTGGATATCGTTGAAGAGTTGTTTGGTGCGCGCGATGCTAACCCCATTGGTCAGACGATCCAGCTCAATAGCCGCAGTTTTACCATTATTGGCGTGATGAGCGAGCGCGGCGGCAGTTTTGGCGTTAGCGAAGATCAGGTTGTGCTGGTGCCTATTACCACTGCCCAGACGCGCCTTGATAACGCTCGTGCCCGTGATGGCGGCTATATTCTCTCTCGCATGTATATCATGGTCAGGGATGAAGACAGCGTTGAAACGGCGCGGCTGGATATTCAGCGCTATCTCAATGAGGCCCATGGCATTATTTTCGATGATGAACAGGATTATACGATTTCTGCGGCGTCCGATATTCTCAGTATCGTCGGCCAGATCAGCAGCCTTTTGACGATTTTCCTCGTCATGATTGCCAGCATCTCTTTGCTTGTCGGCGGGATTGGCGTTATGAACATCATGCTTGTCTCTGTCACGGAGCGCACCCGCGAGATTGGCTTGCGTAAAGCTGTGGGGGCGCGTGCTGCCGATATTCTCACGCAGTTCCTGATTGAGAGTATCATTCTTTCCGTCATTGGTGGCTTGCTCGGCATCATCCTGGGTTGGATTGTTTCTCTCCTGGTGACGCAACTCGTTGCAGAATTAACCGTGACGGTTTCGCTGGATGCTGTGGTTCTGGCGACGGGGATCAGTACGCTGGTCGGCGTCTTTTTTGGCTACTATCCGGCGCGGCGTGCGGCCAATATGAAGCCCATTGACGCACTGCGGTTTGAGTAG
- a CDS encoding ABC transporter ATP-binding protein has translation MGQLELRVLKGVSVKIFEGEFVSIMGPSGSGKSTLMNILGALDTPSSGKFLLDGVDVSKLSENELASIRNKKIGFVFQNFNLLKRTEALRQVELPLVYSGIRNRSRLAKAALESVGLGQRLDHLPSELSGGQQQRVAIARALVNSPSVILADEPTGNLDSRSGTEVMQIFQRLNREDGITTVFVTHDPWIARHTKRVIMLRDGKIVADQRVKEPLVAGEAERPSEAEELQGIFDETYYGGDENEYT, from the coding sequence ATGGGGCAGCTTGAATTACGCGTGCTGAAGGGTGTTTCTGTCAAGATATTTGAGGGTGAATTCGTCTCTATCATGGGGCCCTCTGGCAGCGGGAAAAGCACCCTGATGAACATCCTTGGCGCCCTGGATACGCCGTCTTCCGGCAAGTTTTTGCTGGATGGCGTTGATGTGAGCAAACTTTCCGAAAATGAGTTGGCTAGTATCCGTAACAAGAAAATTGGCTTTGTCTTCCAAAATTTCAATCTGCTCAAGCGGACTGAAGCACTGCGACAGGTAGAACTGCCGCTGGTTTATTCCGGTATACGCAATCGTTCTCGCCTGGCGAAGGCCGCTCTTGAATCTGTTGGGTTGGGGCAGCGACTTGACCACTTACCCAGCGAACTATCGGGTGGTCAGCAGCAGCGTGTTGCAATCGCTCGTGCACTGGTGAACAGTCCTTCCGTCATCCTGGCGGATGAGCCGACGGGCAACCTGGACAGCCGCAGTGGTACGGAAGTGATGCAGATTTTCCAGCGATTAAACCGTGAAGATGGTATTACAACAGTATTCGTCACGCATGATCCCTGGATTGCACGCCATACAAAACGCGTCATCATGTTGCGCGATGGCAAAATCGTCGCGGATCAACGGGTGAAAGAACCCTTAGTCGCTGGCGAAGCCGAACGTCCATCAGAAGCCGAAGAATTGCAAGGTATCTTCGATGAGACTTACTATGGTGGCGATGAAAATGAATACACCTAG
- a CDS encoding efflux RND transporter periplasmic adaptor subunit codes for MLYFLIILVITYLVYRLVIRRLRWRPLRFLVGVPVLTLVVLGVSVIWGLTATTARTERANQALEVLDEAVVDVGELRVTITSTGQILPNRQVALAFAVTGLVTDVLVEEGERVEAGQTIARLDAADLARLVDQGTIAVDLQQAAYDAMTSPPREADIAVAQAALDAAQAQYYAAASTAPSSFQEEIARLQTEIARNRLWQVQLSRDSISDPSLTPNLDANTGNEDVDDAIGDINDAINAQNAAQVAAIDAQRRQAEANINQVDYGVAIADANYESVLSQGADYSSVTAANAAIVQAEIALDNLINGPDPLQLQLSDIDLQQSNYSLQLAEYNLSQSELYAPFAGIIVQNNYVIGQEPPQGVGALLIDDSAYYVDLPIDEVDIVRVKVGQEVILRVDALPDTELSAEVVRVAYTPTQIGQLVVYNVRVRLNDTAEPIRVGMSVTGDLIVQDKPDVIIVPNRFVRIDRLARDAFVTVRTDDNTYEERLVLLGERNDIESEILAGLEAGETVVLLPQTGDGGLGLIGGQAND; via the coding sequence ATGCTTTACTTTCTGATTATCCTGGTCATCACATATCTCGTCTACAGGCTGGTGATACGTCGGCTGCGATGGCGGCCTTTGCGTTTCCTCGTCGGTGTGCCTGTGTTGACGCTGGTCGTACTGGGCGTTTCCGTCATTTGGGGCTTAACGGCCACAACAGCCCGTACAGAACGCGCAAATCAGGCGCTGGAAGTGTTGGACGAAGCGGTTGTAGACGTCGGGGAATTGCGCGTAACGATCACCTCGACGGGGCAAATCTTGCCGAATCGGCAGGTGGCACTGGCCTTCGCTGTTACGGGCCTTGTGACGGATGTGTTGGTTGAAGAAGGGGAGCGTGTCGAGGCAGGGCAGACGATTGCCCGGTTAGATGCGGCAGATTTAGCTCGTCTGGTTGATCAGGGGACGATTGCGGTTGATTTGCAGCAGGCGGCCTATGATGCCATGACCAGCCCCCCGCGTGAGGCCGATATCGCGGTTGCTCAGGCCGCGTTAGATGCAGCTCAGGCGCAGTATTATGCGGCTGCATCGACTGCCCCAAGTAGCTTTCAAGAAGAAATTGCTCGCTTGCAGACGGAGATTGCCCGTAATCGACTGTGGCAGGTGCAGCTTTCCAGAGATTCGATATCGGACCCTAGCCTGACGCCAAACCTGGATGCCAATACGGGCAATGAAGATGTCGATGATGCAATTGGTGATATTAATGATGCCATCAATGCTCAGAATGCGGCCCAGGTTGCCGCAATTGATGCACAGCGGCGACAGGCAGAAGCGAATATTAATCAGGTTGATTATGGCGTTGCTATAGCGGATGCGAATTATGAATCCGTTTTAAGTCAGGGTGCGGATTATAGCTCCGTCACGGCAGCTAACGCGGCTATAGTCCAGGCAGAAATTGCTCTGGATAACCTGATTAATGGCCCGGACCCCTTACAGCTTCAACTCAGCGATATTGATTTGCAACAGAGCAATTATTCACTGCAATTGGCGGAATATAATCTATCGCAATCAGAACTGTACGCCCCATTCGCGGGCATCATCGTGCAGAATAATTACGTCATCGGGCAGGAACCACCGCAAGGGGTTGGCGCTCTGCTCATTGATGACAGCGCCTATTATGTGGACCTGCCGATAGATGAAGTAGATATTGTGCGCGTCAAAGTCGGCCAGGAGGTCATTCTGCGCGTGGATGCCTTGCCGGATACAGAACTATCTGCGGAAGTGGTACGAGTTGCTTATACGCCCACGCAGATAGGGCAGTTGGTCGTCTATAACGTGCGTGTGCGCCTCAATGATACAGCGGAGCCAATCCGCGTTGGAATGAGCGTGACAGGCGACCTGATCGTACAGGATAAGCCGGATGTCATTATTGTGCCGAACCGATTCGTCCGTATTGATCGCCTGGCGCGAGATGCCTTTGTCACGGTCCGCACGGACGACAATACCTATGAAGAGCGCCTGGTGTTGCTTGGCGAACGCAACGACATCGAAAGTGAAATCCTGGCAGGGTTAGAAGCTGGCGAGACTGTCGTGTTGCTGCCGCAGACAGGCGATGGCGGCCTGGGCTTAATCGGGGGGCAGGCAAATGATTAA
- a CDS encoding efflux RND transporter periplasmic adaptor subunit: MSIRRALILLTVLTILLPIIVFGSQQAPGTEASAVSLDDLQLYRVERGTVELSVSALGSIEADAVANLSVQTAGRVAEVYVQNGDYVLAGDTLLALDNTPQRLNYEQALLAVQRAELEMQDLMEPDESQIRMAQASVDSAYGAYISIANAVSEDDLRAAQLSYEQAQSAAEELRIERDRIGGQFGGDSIEYTSADARYGEATFNTEVARLQLESLRTQTAPQAGAAYQRYLQAQRELERIQAGPTQIELDSATASIQRAQSQLEDAETAYDRTILQAPFDGIVAAIMPEIGSLVAPGVTVMTLTDVDPLSLTVLVDEIDVGLVAEGGMAQVVLDALPDVTFPATVIQIGDFGVDTAGIVNYPVDISLDVTDPRVRVGMTAEATIIADAQADVLLVPNQFLRIDRDQEGIAYVEVLQEDNTLQEVMVSLGLQGQEYSEITDGLVEGDLIAIEVRGSGLSTFLED; this comes from the coding sequence ATGTCGATACGTCGCGCACTCATCCTTCTCACGGTTCTGACGATTCTCCTGCCAATTATTGTCTTTGGTTCTCAGCAAGCGCCTGGGACTGAAGCCTCTGCTGTTTCACTGGATGACTTACAACTTTATCGCGTTGAGCGAGGCACGGTAGAGCTTTCTGTTAGCGCCCTGGGCAGCATTGAGGCAGATGCTGTTGCAAACCTCAGCGTTCAGACGGCGGGGCGTGTGGCGGAAGTTTACGTCCAGAATGGCGATTATGTCCTGGCAGGGGATACGCTCCTGGCGCTGGACAATACGCCGCAGCGCCTCAATTATGAGCAGGCCCTCCTGGCTGTACAGCGTGCGGAACTGGAAATGCAGGATTTAATGGAGCCGGACGAAAGCCAGATCCGCATGGCTCAGGCGTCTGTTGACAGTGCTTATGGTGCTTATATCAGCATCGCCAATGCTGTGAGCGAAGATGACCTCCGCGCGGCTCAGCTTTCTTATGAGCAGGCCCAGTCCGCGGCGGAAGAACTGCGCATTGAGCGCGACCGCATCGGCGGGCAGTTTGGCGGCGATAGCATTGAATATACCAGCGCAGATGCCCGATACGGTGAAGCGACATTCAACACGGAAGTTGCCCGTTTACAGCTTGAGTCGCTGCGTACACAGACAGCGCCTCAGGCGGGGGCTGCGTATCAACGTTATTTGCAAGCGCAGCGTGAGCTAGAGCGCATCCAGGCGGGCCCCACACAGATTGAGTTAGATAGCGCGACAGCCAGCATTCAACGCGCGCAAAGCCAGCTAGAAGACGCTGAAACAGCTTATGATCGCACGATTTTGCAGGCCCCTTTCGATGGCATTGTCGCCGCGATCATGCCGGAAATAGGGTCCCTGGTAGCACCTGGTGTCACAGTCATGACGCTTACGGATGTGGACCCGCTCAGCCTCACGGTCCTAGTTGATGAAATTGATGTGGGGCTGGTCGCGGAGGGGGGGATGGCTCAGGTCGTTTTAGATGCTTTGCCCGATGTCACTTTCCCGGCGACGGTCATACAGATTGGCGATTTCGGCGTGGACACAGCCGGTATCGTCAATTACCCGGTTGATATTTCTCTTGACGTCACAGACCCGCGTGTGCGCGTGGGGATGACGGCTGAAGCAACGATCATTGCGGATGCACAGGCGGATGTCCTCCTTGTGCCCAATCAATTTTTGCGGATCGACCGCGACCAGGAAGGCATTGCTTATGTCGAGGTCTTGCAAGAGGATAACACGTTGCAAGAAGTCATGGTGAGTTTGGGGCTGCAAGGGCAGGAATACAGTGAAATCACGGATGGGCTTGTAGAAGGCGACTTGATCGCAATTGAGGTCCGGGGTTCTGGCCTTTCCACCTTCTTAGAAGATTAG
- a CDS encoding redox-sensing transcriptional repressor Rex, translating to MPLKLENRIPDIVIGRLPLYLRALNRLKQEGIEVTSSHELGQRLGISSAQIRKDLSHFGGFGKQGTGYQINFLITKLQSVLKINQRWQVAVVGAGNLGSAISHYRGFQDRGFEIAWLFDADESKIGQQVGRFTVQAISELKKVISENKIQIAMVAVPAEQAQEVADILVDAGIRAILNYAPINLTVPDHVMVQYIDPVVHMQHMTYYLDENA from the coding sequence ATGCCACTAAAGCTGGAGAACCGTATCCCGGATATTGTCATTGGTCGCTTACCCCTCTATCTGCGTGCGCTGAATCGACTTAAGCAAGAAGGTATCGAAGTCACGTCATCGCATGAATTGGGCCAGCGCCTTGGCATTAGTTCTGCCCAAATTCGCAAAGATCTGTCTCACTTTGGTGGATTCGGCAAACAGGGTACCGGATACCAGATCAATTTCCTCATCACCAAATTGCAATCCGTCCTGAAGATTAACCAGCGCTGGCAAGTCGCTGTGGTCGGTGCGGGTAATCTCGGTAGTGCGATCTCTCACTATCGTGGCTTTCAGGATCGCGGCTTCGAAATTGCATGGCTCTTCGACGCTGATGAAAGCAAAATAGGGCAGCAAGTTGGACGTTTTACAGTTCAGGCCATTTCTGAACTTAAAAAGGTCATCTCTGAAAATAAGATCCAAATTGCTATGGTCGCTGTACCCGCAGAGCAAGCCCAGGAAGTTGCTGATATTCTGGTCGATGCAGGGATTCGGGCTATCCTGAATTATGCACCTATCAATCTGACCGTGCCTGATCATGTGATGGTGCAGTATATTGACCCGGTGGTCCATATGCAGCACATGACTTACTACCTCGACGAAAACGCTTGA
- a CDS encoding rod shape-determining protein, with protein MAIFSKRLGVDLGTVNVLIYEGGQIVLQEPSLVALIVEDDRIVDFGQPAREMMGRVDEEDIQIVRPLQNGVIADYEITEAMLSYFFSKIAGRVRFFRPTVMISVPWGVTSVEKRAVHEAALAAGARDVYLIWEPLAAAIGAGLPVGTPAGDMVVNIGGGITEAAVLTMNNIIRAESGRIGGLRLDDAIISYVRRKYNLSIGQPTAESVKIQVGAAIDQPTELTMELQGRDNVSGLPRTVLMTTGEVVEALQEPLGQIATVVKNVLGNTPPELASDIIDRGIMLTGGGALLRGIDEYLTRQTGVPVYRADDPMICVAAGAGRALEDQAILRRITQGQ; from the coding sequence ATGGCGATATTTTCTAAGCGCTTAGGCGTCGATCTCGGCACCGTGAATGTGCTCATATACGAAGGCGGCCAGATCGTCTTACAAGAACCCTCGCTGGTGGCATTGATTGTCGAAGATGATCGCATCGTCGATTTTGGCCAGCCTGCGCGAGAGATGATGGGCCGTGTTGATGAAGAGGACATTCAAATTGTCCGCCCGTTGCAAAATGGTGTGATCGCGGACTACGAAATCACAGAAGCGATGCTGAGTTATTTCTTCAGCAAGATTGCAGGGCGCGTACGTTTCTTCCGTCCAACGGTGATGATTTCCGTTCCATGGGGCGTGACGAGCGTAGAAAAGCGGGCTGTCCACGAAGCGGCCCTCGCTGCGGGTGCGCGGGATGTTTACCTGATCTGGGAGCCATTGGCGGCGGCGATTGGCGCTGGCTTGCCTGTTGGGACCCCAGCAGGGGATATGGTCGTCAATATTGGTGGCGGCATTACGGAAGCGGCTGTGCTAACGATGAACAATATCATCCGCGCAGAGAGTGGCCGTATTGGTGGCCTGCGCCTGGATGATGCCATCATCAGCTATGTGCGCCGTAAGTATAACCTCTCTATCGGGCAACCGACGGCGGAATCCGTCAAGATTCAGGTTGGCGCGGCGATTGATCAGCCGACTGAGTTGACGATGGAACTTCAGGGTCGTGATAACGTCAGCGGCTTACCGCGTACGGTCCTGATGACGACGGGCGAAGTTGTCGAGGCTTTGCAAGAGCCGCTTGGTCAGATTGCCACCGTGGTGAAAAATGTGCTTGGCAACACGCCGCCGGAACTCGCGTCCGATATTATCGACCGTGGCATTATGCTTACCGGTGGTGGTGCGCTGCTGCGTGGTATTGATGAATATCTCACCCGCCAGACGGGTGTGCCCGTCTATCGGGCGGATGATCCCATGATTTGTGTGGCTGCTGGGGCAGGGCGTGCGCTGGAAGATCAAGCTATTCTACGCCGGATTACACAGGGTCAATAA
- the atpC gene encoding ATP synthase F1 subunit epsilon, whose translation MPIHVELVSRERKVFEEPEADIVVLPAMEGEMGVLPNHAPILTPLTFGEMVVRKGNAEERFAIYGGVVDVRPDKVVVLADTAESSYSIDAEKAEEARRRAQSLLDEGLPPEQNRDAVLALRRAEFALKVSRNMQSRGGSRLRIIMDENGNGS comes from the coding sequence ATGCCGATTCATGTAGAACTTGTTTCTAGAGAACGTAAAGTCTTCGAAGAGCCGGAAGCCGATATTGTCGTGCTGCCGGCTATGGAAGGCGAAATGGGCGTCCTGCCCAACCATGCGCCGATCCTCACGCCGTTGACCTTTGGCGAAATGGTCGTCCGCAAGGGGAATGCAGAAGAGCGTTTTGCTATTTATGGTGGCGTGGTAGATGTGCGCCCGGATAAGGTGGTTGTGCTGGCGGATACAGCCGAATCGTCTTATTCGATTGATGCCGAAAAGGCAGAAGAAGCCCGTCGCCGTGCCCAGAGCTTGCTGGACGAAGGCCTGCCGCCAGAACAAAACCGTGATGCCGTGCTGGCACTGCGTCGTGCAGAGTTCGCGCTGAAGGTATCTCGTAACATGCAGTCACGTGGTGGCAGCCGTTTACGCATCATCATGGATGAAAATGGTAACGGCAGTTAA
- the atpD gene encoding F0F1 ATP synthase subunit beta yields the protein MSEVQGTITQVLGNVVDVQFPEGKLPDIFDAVRVPREDAEDLILEVELLLGDSEVRCVAMDATDGLSRGVPAYGTGAPISVPVGDKTLGRIFNVLGRPVDMKDSPEDVPLRPIHMTAPTFEEQSPKIEVFETGMKVIDLVAPMTRGGKTGIFGGAGVGKTVTIQELIDSIAKEHSGLSVFAGVGERTREGTDLYHEMAEAGVIDKLAMVFGQMNEPPGVRLRVALSGLTMAEYFRDQGKDVLIFIDNIFRYSLAGAEVSALLGRMPSAVGYQPNLAEEMGMLQERITSTRSGSITSMQAVYVPADDYSDPAPVAVFTHLDSTIALERSIASRGLFPAVDPLGSTSNILDPNVVGEDHYRTAREVQQVLQRYKDLQDIIAILGVEELSDDDKLLVARARKIENFLSQPMKVAEQFTGRAGKYVPIRETVRGFRMLLDGELDHVPEQMFYMAGPIEDVLERYEESQAEA from the coding sequence ATGAGCGAAGTGCAAGGAACTATTACCCAGGTGTTGGGTAACGTGGTCGATGTGCAATTCCCGGAAGGTAAGCTGCCGGACATCTTCGATGCTGTGCGCGTGCCACGTGAAGATGCCGAAGATCTCATCCTGGAAGTCGAACTGCTTCTGGGCGATAGTGAAGTCCGCTGCGTGGCGATGGATGCCACAGACGGTCTGTCGCGCGGTGTGCCCGCATACGGCACCGGCGCCCCGATTTCCGTCCCGGTAGGTGATAAGACCCTGGGACGTATTTTCAACGTCTTGGGCCGTCCGGTCGATATGAAGGATTCGCCGGAAGATGTCCCGCTGCGTCCCATCCATATGACCGCGCCGACCTTCGAAGAACAATCTCCGAAGATTGAAGTTTTCGAAACAGGCATGAAGGTTATCGACCTTGTCGCCCCGATGACTCGTGGTGGTAAGACGGGTATCTTCGGTGGTGCTGGTGTGGGTAAGACAGTGACCATTCAGGAGTTGATCGACTCCATCGCGAAGGAACACTCTGGTCTTTCCGTCTTCGCTGGTGTTGGTGAGCGTACCCGTGAGGGGACCGACCTCTATCACGAAATGGCAGAAGCTGGCGTTATCGATAAGCTGGCAATGGTCTTCGGCCAGATGAACGAGCCGCCAGGTGTGCGTTTGCGCGTGGCGCTTTCCGGCTTGACGATGGCGGAATACTTCCGCGATCAGGGTAAAGACGTGCTGATCTTCATCGATAACATCTTCCGTTACTCGCTGGCAGGTGCAGAAGTATCCGCGCTGCTCGGTCGTATGCCTTCCGCAGTGGGTTACCAGCCGAACCTGGCTGAAGAAATGGGTATGCTGCAAGAGCGCATTACCTCCACCCGCAGCGGTTCCATCACCTCGATGCAGGCTGTTTATGTGCCCGCAGATGACTATTCCGATCCGGCTCCTGTGGCAGTGTTCACCCACCTGGATAGCACCATCGCGCTGGAACGCTCGATTGCATCGCGCGGTCTGTTCCCGGCTGTGGACCCGCTCGGTTCTACCAGTAACATTCTGGACCCGAACGTTGTGGGCGAAGATCACTATCGCACCGCACGAGAAGTTCAGCAGGTGCTCCAGCGTTATAAGGACCTTCAGGACATTATCGCCATTCTCGGCGTTGAAGAACTGTCTGATGACGATAAGCTGCTTGTGGCCCGTGCACGTAAGATTGAGAACTTCCTCAGCCAGCCGATGAAAGTTGCTGAACAGTTCACAGGCCGTGCAGGCAAATACGTGCCGATCCGTGAAACCGTTCGTGGCTTCCGCATGCTGCTGGATGGCGAACTGGACCATGTTCCTGAGCAGATGTTCTATATGGCTGGTCCGATTGAAGATGTTCTGGAGCGCTACGAAGAAAGCCAGGCAGAAGCATAG
- a CDS encoding DUF4332 domain-containing protein yields the protein MMDTLDTPHPTAPRAPAPALTAASDAERGSNGNGKSAQPAAAPKNVKQDDLKVVEGIGPKMEKALKAAGIDTWAKLAEATEADIHAAIEAAGMSFAPSLGTWSQQASYAAKGDWDGLQTYKNELTAGRAD from the coding sequence ATGATGGATACGCTGGATACACCGCATCCGACAGCTCCGCGTGCTCCGGCCCCGGCGCTGACCGCTGCTAGTGATGCAGAACGCGGATCAAATGGGAACGGTAAATCCGCTCAGCCTGCCGCAGCCCCTAAAAACGTGAAGCAAGACGACTTGAAGGTCGTTGAGGGCATCGGCCCGAAGATGGAAAAGGCCCTCAAAGCTGCTGGTATTGATACGTGGGCGAAGCTCGCAGAGGCTACCGAAGCAGATATCCACGCCGCTATAGAAGCCGCAGGGATGAGCTTTGCGCCTAGCTTAGGCACATGGTCGCAGCAGGCATCATACGCCGCCAAAGGCGATTGGGACGGATTACAAACCTATAAGAATGAACTAACCGCAGGGCGTGCAGATTAG